The following proteins come from a genomic window of Mariniflexile sp. TRM1-10:
- a CDS encoding transposase, translated as MKNRKRNRLKGYDYSKDNLYFVTNCVKNNLCCLGCVIPVGAGRDLPVHHPENHHPEIQYEVELNQYGKIVDERIQWLISQYQYVNIHNYVVMPNHLHLILEIDSQKVKEQDVKIKSLSSLMGAMKTTSSNKIHEAGFVDFAWHRSFHDHIIRDEKSYANIFNYISNNPNNWHKDKFHKRD; from the coding sequence ATGAAAAATAGAAAAAGGAATCGGTTGAAAGGATATGATTATTCCAAGGATAATTTATATTTCGTCACAAATTGTGTGAAAAATAATTTGTGTTGTTTGGGGTGTGTGATTCCCGTAGGGGCAGGTCGCGACCTGCCCGTACATCATCCCGAAAATCATCATCCCGAAATCCAATATGAGGTTGAATTAAATCAATATGGAAAAATTGTTGATGAAAGAATCCAATGGTTAATTAGCCAATATCAATATGTTAATATTCATAATTATGTCGTAATGCCCAATCATTTGCATTTAATTTTAGAAATTGATAGTCAAAAAGTGAAAGAGCAAGATGTGAAAATAAAATCCCTTTCCAGTCTAATGGGTGCCATGAAAACAACGTCATCTAATAAAATCCATGAAGCTGGCTTTGTAGATTTTGCATGGCATCGTTCATTTCATGACCATATAATTAGAGACGAAAAATCATATGCCAATATTTTTAATTATATTTCGAATAATCCTAATAATTGGCATAAAGATAAGTTTCATAAAAGAGATTAG
- a CDS encoding serine hydrolase domain-containing protein — protein sequence MKKLFVILLSTFLFTACFKQNSETKEEILPEVSAGTVGISQERLNRIDTLLTNAIKDHKIPGAVALIARHGKIVYHKAFGMANNASQEALQLDHIFRIASQSKAITSTAVMMLWEEGKFGLDDPISKYIPEFANPQLLESFNETDSSYTTKPADKQITIRNLLTHTSGIGYGQIDGDPTFKKIYAKAGIVDLFTTEDVKIADNIKKLASLPLHHNPGEKFTYSEGLDVLGYFVEVVSGMPFDVFLKTRIFDPLGMNDTQFYLPESKYNRLVTVQTKEQDKWVKYPVTFYDTDYPKTGAKQFFSGGAGLTSTAKDYATFLEMYLNQGELNGVRLLSRTTVETILTNQIPYISEEISAVHGLAFGLVDAKKHDLGGNSSEGTFEWGGYFNTQYFADPKEDLIGILLKQTQKVNDDTGGKFRLLVNAAIAD from the coding sequence ATGAAAAAATTATTTGTTATTCTTCTTTCTACGTTTTTGTTTACTGCTTGTTTTAAACAGAATTCTGAAACTAAAGAAGAAATACTTCCAGAAGTTTCTGCCGGCACCGTTGGAATCTCCCAAGAGCGCCTTAACCGTATCGATACGTTACTAACAAACGCTATTAAAGATCATAAAATACCCGGTGCCGTAGCGTTAATCGCAAGACACGGAAAAATTGTTTACCATAAAGCCTTTGGGATGGCAAATAATGCCTCGCAAGAAGCCTTGCAATTAGATCATATTTTTAGAATCGCATCGCAATCTAAAGCCATTACGTCTACAGCGGTTATGATGCTTTGGGAAGAAGGGAAGTTTGGTCTAGACGACCCTATTTCTAAATACATTCCAGAATTTGCCAACCCACAGTTGTTGGAATCTTTTAATGAAACAGATTCGTCGTACACCACCAAACCAGCCGATAAACAAATTACTATTAGAAACCTGCTTACACACACCTCGGGTATTGGTTATGGGCAAATCGATGGTGACCCTACTTTCAAAAAAATATATGCCAAAGCAGGCATTGTAGATTTATTTACTACCGAAGATGTAAAAATTGCCGATAATATTAAAAAGTTAGCAAGTCTACCATTGCACCACAATCCTGGTGAAAAATTTACGTATAGCGAAGGATTGGATGTGTTGGGGTATTTTGTTGAAGTGGTTTCAGGAATGCCTTTTGACGTATTTTTAAAAACCCGCATTTTCGACCCTTTGGGAATGAACGATACCCAATTTTATCTTCCAGAGTCTAAATACAACCGCTTGGTAACCGTTCAAACCAAGGAACAAGATAAATGGGTAAAATATCCGGTGACGTTTTACGATACCGATTACCCAAAAACAGGTGCCAAACAATTTTTCTCAGGTGGTGCGGGACTTACCAGTACCGCAAAAGACTATGCTACTTTTTTGGAAATGTATTTAAATCAAGGCGAACTTAATGGTGTTAGGCTTTTAAGCAGAACCACCGTAGAAACCATTTTAACCAACCAAATACCATACATTTCTGAAGAGATATCTGCGGTTCATGGATTGGCATTTGGACTTGTAGATGCCAAAAAACACGATTTAGGAGGTAACAGTAGTGAAGGTACATTTGAATGGGGCGGTTATTTTAACACCCAATATTTTGCTGACCCTAAAGAAGACCTTATTGGCATCCTTTTAAAGCAAACACAAAAAGTAAATGATGATACTGGTGGAAAGTTTAGGCTATTGGTAAATGCTGCTATTGCGGATTAA
- a CDS encoding helix-turn-helix transcriptional regulator — protein MFKYLNKVNIQGVLFICIIVCHISSHSQSNEDDYYIRFVDSADYYIDDYPKKAQAFLDSIPQPIEDKITGRVADYYDIKALIHDERGEYAQLYQSYILAIKYADKEKNYEVAGCASLELFANLYFAKKNAVAYKYLNKAKAYYELDNNTNGLLEVKQMYAYAEFSNKNYKKCNELILNNLETYKAVKDDAYFYMFATYMLTSNYIELGNLNKAYTYIKEFESLKDNSTIVKYNYASFKVSMDINFAEHYLKNKKLDSVSHYLSKASELRSYMGNDLVRKYFNLKADVYKSYGKIEEAKTYLDSIAVFERKMFDNNLEASFQLNNTLIKTESELESESVKKFWNGFLAVFLFCLLSFLSIFYLIYYRKHKWKLKDSINKMNNLSYLKSNNEKLTGKVLGLEEYILNLKKEVKEVSMVHDVPVQREKIKDLYKNLLHNSSTLLDKSENHLELVNELNVEFFNRIQSKYPQLNDSEVITCYYLFMDFKNKEIALFLNISVRALESKRYRISKKIDLNTKKNSLLEHLKETFKDTKIGSTI, from the coding sequence TTGTTTAAGTATCTCAACAAGGTTAACATACAAGGAGTTCTTTTTATATGCATTATAGTATGTCATATTTCAAGCCATTCCCAAAGTAATGAAGACGATTATTACATTCGCTTTGTTGATTCTGCCGATTATTATATAGATGACTATCCTAAAAAGGCCCAAGCTTTTTTAGATTCCATTCCCCAACCCATCGAAGACAAGATTACTGGTCGAGTTGCCGACTACTATGACATAAAAGCTTTAATACATGATGAAAGAGGTGAATATGCACAATTGTATCAAAGTTATATTTTGGCGATAAAGTATGCTGATAAAGAAAAGAATTATGAAGTAGCAGGCTGTGCCAGTTTAGAGCTGTTCGCGAACTTATATTTTGCAAAAAAAAACGCAGTAGCATATAAGTATTTAAATAAAGCAAAAGCTTATTACGAGTTAGATAATAATACTAATGGGCTTCTTGAAGTTAAACAAATGTATGCCTATGCTGAGTTTTCAAACAAAAACTATAAGAAGTGTAATGAGTTAATATTAAATAATTTAGAGACATATAAAGCCGTTAAGGATGATGCTTATTTCTATATGTTTGCAACCTACATGCTAACTTCAAATTATATAGAGTTAGGGAATTTAAACAAGGCTTATACGTATATAAAAGAATTTGAGAGTTTAAAAGATAATTCAACCATCGTAAAATATAACTATGCCTCTTTTAAGGTAAGTATGGACATAAACTTTGCAGAACATTATCTAAAGAATAAAAAGCTAGACTCAGTTTCACATTATTTATCGAAGGCTTCAGAACTTCGAAGTTATATGGGTAATGATTTGGTAAGGAAATATTTTAACCTTAAGGCAGACGTTTATAAATCTTATGGTAAAATTGAAGAAGCCAAAACATATCTTGATTCTATAGCTGTTTTTGAAAGGAAAATGTTTGATAACAATTTAGAAGCTAGTTTTCAATTAAACAATACATTAATAAAAACCGAATCGGAACTGGAAAGTGAAAGTGTTAAAAAATTTTGGAATGGTTTTTTGGCGGTATTTTTATTTTGCCTGTTGTCTTTTTTAAGTATTTTCTATTTAATTTATTATAGAAAGCATAAATGGAAATTGAAGGATTCTATTAATAAGATGAATAATTTATCCTATTTAAAATCGAATAACGAAAAGCTAACAGGAAAAGTGCTTGGTTTGGAAGAATATATCCTTAATTTAAAAAAGGAAGTTAAAGAGGTGTCTATGGTACATGATGTACCGGTTCAGCGTGAAAAAATAAAAGACCTCTATAAAAACCTGCTACATAATTCCTCAACGCTTTTAGATAAAAGTGAAAACCATTTAGAATTGGTTAACGAACTTAATGTTGAATTTTTTAACAGGATACAATCTAAGTATCCTCAATTAAACGATTCGGAAGTAATTACCTGTTATTATTTGTTTATGGACTTTAAAAATAAAGAAATTGCCTTGTTTTTGAATATATCGGTAAGAGCCTTAGAGAGTAAGCGGTATAGAATTTCTAAAAAAATCGATCTTAACACAAAAAAAAACTCATTGCTAGAGCATCTTAAAGAAACGTTTAAGGATACTAAAATAGGTTCGACCATTTAA
- a CDS encoding DEAD/DEAH box helicase yields MSFKKIIEPLKDNLQQNGITEPNPLQTKILSKIKGGKNLFVIAPKNSGKTTSIVISVINKLKEAFEDAPRALIFVKDKEEALNLAEIFNTYKRGTDLRVYCAYEEHNLELQREELYLGTDIVIATPKRLNRIFYLNGINLNKLQMCIVEDAEFLFRNNNFAEVTRTPESIGRCQYLVFSDKFDDRFERWQDSFMHLSETIKMGK; encoded by the coding sequence ATGTCTTTTAAAAAAATAATAGAACCACTTAAAGATAACTTACAACAAAACGGAATTACAGAACCTAATCCACTTCAAACAAAAATTCTTTCAAAAATAAAAGGAGGCAAAAACTTGTTTGTAATTGCACCAAAAAACTCAGGAAAAACCACAAGTATTGTAATAAGTGTTATTAATAAATTAAAGGAAGCATTTGAAGATGCACCACGTGCTTTAATATTTGTAAAAGACAAAGAAGAAGCTTTAAACCTTGCCGAAATATTCAATACTTATAAAAGAGGCACCGACTTGCGTGTGTACTGTGCTTATGAAGAACATAATCTTGAGCTGCAACGCGAAGAACTTTATTTAGGAACCGATATTGTTATTGCAACCCCAAAGCGCCTAAATAGAATATTTTATCTGAATGGCATTAATTTGAACAAGCTGCAAATGTGTATTGTCGAAGACGCCGAATTTTTATTTAGAAATAATAATTTTGCTGAGGTAACCAGAACGCCCGAAAGTATAGGCAGGTGTCAATACCTAGTGTTTTCCGATAAGTTTGATGATCGTTTTGAGCGTTGGCAAGATAGTTTTATGCATCTTTCCGAAACCATAAAAATGGGCAAATAG
- a CDS encoding YceI family protein yields MKKTIKNLVIVAFVAFTAFAFTNKAVEKKEIKTDKSKVVWKGYKVTGSHEGTIAIKSGSLTFDGNKLIGGEFVIDMTTISSTDLEGEYKGKLDGHLKADDFFGVENHPTSTLVFTKVTASGKNAYNVTGDLTIKGKTNPITFTISIYGSKATTSLKIDRTKYDIKYGSANFFDGLKDKAIYDEFDLVADLEF; encoded by the coding sequence ATGAAAAAAACAATTAAAAACTTAGTAATCGTAGCTTTTGTAGCATTTACAGCATTCGCTTTCACAAATAAAGCAGTTGAGAAAAAAGAAATTAAAACCGACAAAAGCAAAGTCGTTTGGAAAGGTTATAAAGTAACAGGTTCCCATGAAGGTACGATTGCTATCAAATCGGGTTCTTTAACGTTTGATGGTAATAAATTAATTGGTGGCGAGTTTGTAATTGATATGACAACGATTAGCTCAACAGATTTAGAAGGAGAATATAAAGGGAAATTGGACGGACATTTAAAAGCTGACGATTTCTTTGGTGTTGAAAATCACCCAACATCAACCTTGGTATTTACCAAAGTAACCGCTTCAGGAAAGAATGCGTATAATGTTACTGGCGATTTAACCATTAAAGGAAAAACAAACCCAATAACTTTTACCATTTCAATTTACGGAAGTAAAGCAACGACATCTTTAAAAATAGATAGAACAAAATACGATATAAAATATGGTTCTGCAAACTTTTTTGATGGGTTGAAAGATAAAGCTATTTATGATGAATTTGATTTAGTAGCAGATTTAGAGTTTTAA
- a CDS encoding SnoaL-like domain-containing protein: MDFLIEKISAVNDLILQGKGLEAFENYYHDNVVTQDNDDEVFAGKEINRKRKEAFFDAITEFRCAKPLKVAVGEKTTMVEWQFDFTHQDLGCKKFTQVAVQEWQDGKIIKEKFYYGL, encoded by the coding sequence ATGGATTTTTTAATCGAAAAAATAAGCGCAGTAAATGATTTAATCCTTCAAGGTAAAGGATTGGAAGCTTTTGAAAATTATTATCATGATAATGTGGTTACGCAAGACAATGATGATGAAGTGTTTGCAGGTAAAGAGATAAACAGAAAGCGCAAAGAAGCATTTTTTGATGCCATAACCGAATTTAGATGTGCAAAACCATTAAAAGTAGCTGTAGGCGAAAAAACAACGATGGTAGAATGGCAATTTGACTTTACACATCAAGACTTAGGTTGTAAAAAATTCACACAAGTGGCTGTTCAAGAATGGCAAGACGGAAAAATTATTAAAGAAAAATTTTATTACGGATTATAA
- a CDS encoding Crp/Fnr family transcriptional regulator, whose protein sequence is MTIQPLLKYISNYIDLTPNEIAILESKITVRKYLKGQYIVQQGDICKYECFVLSGCTKTFYVDKEGQEHILMFSIEDWWTSDMGSFITQTPADFNVQCLENSELVMFSYDVIEDLYRDIPKLERFFRQIIERAFVASQKRIVRNFSLSAKEQYLYFRDQYPLIEQRIPQYMIASYLGITKEFLSKIKSQLILEQ, encoded by the coding sequence ATGACTATACAACCCTTATTAAAATACATAAGTAATTATATAGATTTAACCCCAAATGAGATAGCGATTTTAGAATCTAAAATCACCGTTAGAAAGTATTTAAAAGGGCAATATATTGTGCAACAAGGCGATATCTGCAAATATGAATGCTTTGTGTTATCGGGATGTACCAAAACATTTTATGTTGATAAAGAAGGGCAGGAGCATATCCTTATGTTTTCTATTGAAGATTGGTGGACCTCGGATATGGGCAGTTTTATAACCCAAACACCAGCCGATTTTAATGTTCAGTGTTTGGAAAATTCAGAGTTGGTTATGTTTTCTTATGATGTTATTGAAGATTTATATAGGGACATACCAAAACTAGAACGTTTTTTTAGACAGATTATAGAAAGAGCCTTTGTAGCTTCACAAAAAAGAATTGTTAGAAATTTTAGTCTTTCGGCAAAAGAACAATACCTTTATTTTAGAGACCAATATCCTCTAATCGAACAACGCATCCCTCAGTATATGATAGCATCCTACCTTGGCATTACTAAAGAATTCCTGAGTAAAATTAAAAGTCAGCTTATTTTGGAGCAATGA
- a CDS encoding FKBP-type peptidyl-prolyl cis-trans isomerase — protein MKHIIFSFALFLFFSCSSNDKEDKEIDYVALNEQQISDYIAENNLDAQRSDSGLYYIIEEPGTGDQPTSTSDVTVAYKGYFLNGSVFNQSNAQGISFNLQEVIRGWTEGITYFKEGGRGKLLIPAHLGYGNVSRKGIPAGFVLIFDIELIAVN, from the coding sequence ATGAAGCACATCATTTTTTCTTTTGCCTTATTTTTATTTTTTTCCTGTAGTAGTAATGATAAAGAAGACAAAGAAATAGATTATGTTGCATTGAATGAACAACAAATTAGCGATTATATTGCAGAAAATAATTTAGATGCCCAAAGAAGCGATAGTGGGCTTTATTATATCATTGAAGAACCAGGAACAGGGGATCAACCTACTTCAACTTCTGATGTAACAGTTGCTTATAAAGGTTATTTTTTAAATGGTTCAGTATTTAATCAAAGTAATGCCCAAGGAATTTCATTTAATCTGCAAGAAGTTATTAGAGGTTGGACAGAAGGGATTACCTATTTTAAAGAAGGAGGACGTGGTAAGTTGTTAATACCTGCACACTTAGGTTATGGTAATGTTAGTAGAAAAGGCATACCAGCAGGATTTGTGCTTATTTTTGATATTGAACTTATCGCTGTCAATTAA